A single Spirochaetota bacterium DNA region contains:
- a CDS encoding sulfide/dihydroorotate dehydrogenase-like FAD/NAD-binding protein → MYTIIQNTKISTNVGKIVIEAPYIAQHRKAGQFVIIIVDEVGERIPLTIADADKEKGTITLYYQIVGTSTHKLSLKKEGEELYNVAGPLGHPTDIHNYGTAVCVGGGIGIAAVNPIAVAMKEAGNYCINIIGARNKELLILEQELKVKSDQIIVTTDDGSYGIKGFVTDELKKILDSRKVDIVVAVGPVPMMKAVSELTRTYNVKTLVSLNSIMVDGTGMCGGCRVTVDGKKQFTCVDGPEFDAHLVDFDELMKRLNTYKDQEKESFEKHTCQLEKYHGR, encoded by the coding sequence ATGTATACTATAATTCAGAACACCAAAATATCCACAAATGTGGGAAAGATAGTAATTGAAGCACCTTACATTGCACAGCATCGCAAGGCAGGTCAGTTTGTCATAATAATAGTCGATGAAGTGGGAGAGCGAATACCTCTTACTATTGCGGACGCAGATAAAGAAAAAGGCACCATTACCCTGTATTATCAGATTGTGGGGACTTCTACCCATAAACTATCGCTTAAAAAAGAAGGTGAGGAGCTTTACAATGTTGCCGGACCATTAGGGCATCCCACAGACATCCATAATTACGGGACAGCGGTGTGTGTGGGTGGAGGCATTGGCATTGCTGCGGTGAATCCAATTGCTGTGGCAATGAAAGAGGCGGGTAATTATTGCATAAACATTATTGGTGCACGGAATAAGGAATTATTAATACTGGAACAGGAGCTGAAAGTAAAAAGTGACCAAATAATTGTTACTACCGATGATGGGTCATATGGTATCAAAGGGTTTGTTACTGATGAATTAAAAAAGATTCTTGATTCAAGGAAAGTTGATATTGTGGTGGCAGTGGGTCCTGTACCCATGATGAAAGCGGTAAGTGAGCTTACACGCACCTATAATGTAAAAACGCTGGTTAGCCTGAATTCAATTATGGTGGATGGCACCGGCATGTGTGGTGGGTGCAGGGTAACAGTTGATGGCAAAAAGCAATTTACCTGTGTTGATGGACCCGAGTTTGATGCCCATTTAGTGGATTTTGATGAACTTATGAAGCGGCTTAACACCTATAAGGATCAGGAAAAAGAAAGCTTTGAAAAACACACATGTCAGCTGGAGAAATACCATGGCCGATAA
- a CDS encoding FMN-binding glutamate synthase family protein: MGNLSRPNSNDATRTANRSRNVAPQSGICSRCLDGCTGNCEVFQATMRGRELLYPGPFGEITAGADKDYPVDYSHLNIQGYAAGAKGLLNPGPETARFPMVSTETYFGTKNRVKLEVPMFTGALGSTDIARINWEHFAVGAAISGIAIVCGENVCGIDPGLERDKNGKVTKSPEMIRRVETFKKYKAEAGDILVQMNVEDTNLGVAEYILSQLGVETVELKWGQGAKCIGGEIKVRSLERAIELKNRGYIVTPDPTIPAIQAAFKDGAIKEFERHSRLGFISKDAFLQEVERLRALGAKRVTLKTGAYSQKELAAALRWASEAKIDLLTIDGAGGGTGMSPWRMMEEWGVPTFYLQCMAYDMAQKMAAKGMWVPDLAMAGGFSTEDHIFKVLAMGSPYFKAVCMGRALMIPGMVGKNIEKWLKENNLPKNVAQHGATKEEIFVCYEELKAKYGKEVDNFPLGAIGLYTFSQKIKVGLQQLMAGSRNFRIDTISRSDLMALTEEAAKISGIPYVMDAYKEEAEKILLEGCDYI; this comes from the coding sequence ATGGGAAATTTATCACGACCAAACTCAAACGATGCAACCCGCACTGCTAACCGCTCACGGAATGTTGCACCACAATCAGGTATTTGTTCTCGCTGTCTGGACGGTTGTACTGGAAATTGCGAAGTATTCCAGGCAACCATGCGAGGACGCGAGCTTCTGTACCCGGGTCCATTTGGGGAAATAACAGCAGGAGCTGACAAAGATTATCCTGTTGATTATTCTCACCTCAATATTCAAGGGTATGCTGCAGGAGCAAAGGGTCTTCTTAATCCTGGCCCTGAAACAGCACGTTTCCCCATGGTATCCACTGAAACATATTTTGGCACAAAAAACAGGGTTAAGTTAGAAGTGCCAATGTTTACCGGTGCATTGGGTTCAACCGACATTGCTCGCATTAACTGGGAGCATTTTGCGGTTGGGGCTGCAATCTCAGGCATAGCCATAGTGTGTGGCGAAAATGTTTGCGGGATTGATCCCGGTCTTGAAAGAGACAAAAATGGTAAGGTTACAAAATCCCCTGAAATGATACGCCGTGTAGAGACATTCAAAAAGTATAAAGCAGAAGCTGGTGATATTCTGGTACAGATGAATGTTGAAGATACCAATTTAGGTGTTGCTGAATACATCCTTTCACAGCTTGGAGTAGAAACCGTTGAATTAAAATGGGGACAGGGAGCAAAATGTATAGGCGGTGAAATAAAAGTACGTAGCCTTGAAAGAGCTATTGAACTGAAAAACCGTGGTTATATAGTAACTCCCGACCCAACTATCCCTGCTATTCAAGCAGCATTCAAGGATGGGGCAATTAAAGAATTTGAGCGCCACTCACGTTTAGGATTCATAAGCAAAGATGCTTTCCTGCAGGAAGTTGAACGGCTGAGAGCATTGGGTGCAAAGCGCGTGACATTAAAAACAGGTGCTTACTCACAAAAGGAATTAGCAGCTGCATTACGCTGGGCATCTGAAGCAAAGATTGACCTTTTAACAATCGATGGTGCTGGTGGCGGTACTGGTATGAGCCCATGGCGCATGATGGAAGAGTGGGGCGTTCCTACATTCTATCTCCAGTGTATGGCGTATGATATGGCTCAGAAAATGGCTGCAAAAGGCATGTGGGTTCCTGATTTAGCAATGGCTGGTGGTTTTTCAACTGAAGACCACATCTTCAAAGTCTTAGCAATGGGATCCCCATATTTCAAAGCAGTTTGTATGGGACGCGCACTGATGATTCCTGGTATGGTTGGGAAAAATATTGAAAAATGGTTAAAAGAAAATAACCTGCCAAAGAATGTTGCTCAGCATGGTGCAACGAAAGAAGAAATCTTTGTATGCTACGAAGAACTCAAGGCTAAATACGGAAAAGAAGTAGATAATTTCCCACTTGGAGCAATAGGTCTTTACACATTCAGCCAGAAAATAAAAGTTGGATTACAGCAGCTTATGGCTGGTAGCCGTAATTTCAGAATTGATACTATTTCACGAAGCGACCTTATGGCCCTCACTGAAGAAGCAGCAAAAATCTCTGGTATACCGTATGTAATGGATGCCTATAAGGAAGAAGCTGAAAAGATTCTTTTAGAAGGGTGTGATTACATCTAA